Proteins encoded within one genomic window of Pygocentrus nattereri isolate fPygNat1 chromosome 7, fPygNat1.pri, whole genome shotgun sequence:
- the emc8 gene encoding ER membrane protein complex subunit 8, whose translation MLKLTTQAYCKMLLHAAKYPHCAVNGILVAEKQKEKKKEGHTSTILCVDCVPLFHGTLALAPMLEVALTLIDTWCKENKYVIAGYYQANERIKEVRPNQVAEKVAARISENFSEAAMIILDSSRFTMGCFTPILSIYDHLDNKWKCRDPSTDSFEDWTEAQKITSALLESRSYENLIDFDNHLDDLRNDWTNPEINKSVLHLC comes from the exons ATGCTGAAGTTGACGACTCAGGCGTACTGTAAGATGTTACTGCACGCTGCGAAGTATCCTCATTGCGCTGTTAATGGGATACTAGTggctgagaagcagaaagagaagaagaaagagggcCACACCAGCACCATACTCTGCGTGGACTGTGTACCCCTGTTTCACGGCACTTTAGCGCTAGCTCCCATGTTGGAGGTGGCACTTACATTG attgaCACATGgtgtaaagaaaataaatacgTAATAGCTGGTTACTATCAAGCAAACGAACGCATAAAGGAAGTGAG ACCAAATCAAGTTGCTGAAAAAGTAGCAGCAAGGATTTCAGAAAATTTCAGTGAAGCAGCAATGATAATA CTGGACAGCAGCAGATTTACTATGGGATGCTTTACGCCAATCCTTTCCATTTACGATCATCTTGACAATAAGTGGAAGTGCAGAGACCCAAGCAC AGACTCGTTTGAAGACTGGACAGAAGCTCAGAAGATCACATCAGCCTTGTTGGAGAGTAGGTCCTATGAAAACCTCATAGACTTTGACAACCACTTGGATGACCTCAGGAATGATTGGACAAATCCTGAAATCAACAAATCGGTGTTGCATCTATGCTGA
- the gins2 gene encoding DNA replication complex GINS protein PSF2, translating to MDPLEVEFLAEKEMVKIIPNFSLDKIYLIGGDLGPFNPGLPVDVPVWLALNLKQRQKCRIVPPDWMDADKLEEIREQERKEDTFMPIPSPYYMELTKLLLNHAADNIPKADEIRTLVKDIWDTRIAKLRLSADSFIGQQEAHARLDNLTLLEINTTRSFLLDSLNCMYKLRSNLQPGSGSGKSQDY from the exons ATGGATCCATTAGAAGTCGAATTTCTCGCCGAGAAGGAAATGGTGAAGATCATCCCGAATTTCAGTCTGGATAAAATTTATTTAATCGGG GGAGACTTGGGCCCTTTCAACCCTGGTCTACCGGTGGACGTGCCCGTTTGGCTGGCCCTTAATCTGAAGCAAAGACAGAAGTGTAGAATAGTTCCTCCGGACTGGATGGACGCAG ATAAATTGGAAGAGATCAGGGAGCAGGAGAGGAAGGAGGACACCTTCATGCCAATTCCCAGTCCATACTACATGGAGTTGACCAAGTTGCTACTGAACCA TGCTGCAGACAACATTCCCAAGGCTGATGAAATCCGGACGTTGGTAAAGGACATTTGGGACACCCGTATTGCAAAACTGCGCCTGTCCGCCGACAGCTTCATTGGCCAACAGGAGGCTCATGCCAGG ctGGATAACCTCACACTATTGGAGATCAACACCACGCGCAGCTTTCTGCTGGACTCTTTGAATTGCATGTACAAACTGCGCTCCAACCTCCAACCAGGCTCAGGCTCGGGCAAGTCGCAGGATTACTAA